One genomic segment of Bradyrhizobium prioriisuperbiae includes these proteins:
- a CDS encoding xanthine dehydrogenase family protein molybdopterin-binding subunit, translating to MSSSLLDRRAALKLGAALGGELVLTVALPPMLAQAATETTPSFAPNAFIRIDRQGIVTLVMPMVEMGQGTYTSLSMLLAEELEVGLDQVRLEHAPPNDALYANGLLHVQSTGLSASIREFWTPLRQAGAMGRTLLIAAAAKRWGVDPKSCRAEHGVVFAPSGARQLGYGELVESAAKLAVPAPDSVTLKQPKDFKLIGTRAARLDMPAKVNGTAMFGIDARPAGVKIAAIAISPVFGGKPKSVNQAAALAVKGVHQVVMTDDAVAVVADHMGAAKKGLEAAAVQWDEGPHAAVSSADILHQLEEASKQPGAVARNEGDAAKVLASVTQRIDAIYQVPFLAHAPMEPMNCTVDLRKDSCDIWVGTQAPTLTQAVVAGIVGLPKEAVRIHNHLLGGGFGRRLEADGTVRAVKIAQQVQGPVKVVWSREEDIQHDMYRPCYYDRISAALGPDGKPVAWTHRIAGSSVMARYIPPLFRDGLDPDAVEGAAEPPYAFPNIHVDYVRVEPPGIPTAFWRGVGPTHNVFVVESFLDELATAAKQDTVAYRKALLAHNPRALGVLTLATDKAGWSRTLPPRRGLGVSVQFAFGSYLSQVAEVEVGTDGSVRVHRLVCAIDCGLTVNPDTVAAQMEGGSIFGLTALLNGAITLKNGRVEQGNFDTYVPMRIDEVPVIETHQVMSAEAPGGIGETATAIVAPAVTNAIFAATGKRIRALPVDTGLLKA from the coding sequence ATGTCTTCATCCCTGCTCGATCGCCGCGCTGCCCTCAAGCTGGGCGCAGCCCTTGGAGGTGAGCTGGTTCTCACCGTTGCCCTGCCGCCCATGCTGGCCCAGGCGGCAACTGAAACGACACCCAGCTTCGCACCGAACGCCTTCATTCGCATCGATCGCCAGGGCATCGTCACGCTGGTGATGCCGATGGTGGAGATGGGTCAGGGCACCTATACGTCGCTGTCCATGCTTCTCGCCGAGGAACTGGAAGTCGGGCTTGATCAGGTTCGGCTGGAGCATGCGCCGCCGAATGATGCGCTCTATGCGAACGGGCTGCTTCATGTGCAGTCCACAGGCCTCTCGGCCTCGATACGCGAGTTCTGGACACCGCTGCGCCAGGCGGGCGCGATGGGGCGCACGCTGTTGATCGCCGCGGCCGCCAAACGCTGGGGTGTTGATCCCAAGTCCTGCCGGGCAGAGCACGGCGTGGTCTTCGCGCCAAGTGGCGCTCGGCAGCTTGGTTATGGCGAGCTTGTGGAGAGTGCGGCGAAGCTTGCTGTGCCGGCGCCCGATAGCGTCACCCTGAAACAGCCGAAGGACTTCAAGTTGATCGGCACGCGCGCGGCGCGACTGGACATGCCCGCGAAGGTCAATGGTACCGCGATGTTCGGCATCGATGCCCGCCCCGCAGGTGTGAAGATCGCGGCGATCGCCATCTCGCCGGTGTTCGGCGGCAAGCCAAAATCGGTGAACCAGGCGGCGGCGCTGGCGGTCAAGGGCGTGCATCAGGTGGTGATGACCGACGATGCGGTTGCGGTTGTCGCCGATCACATGGGCGCGGCGAAGAAAGGTCTGGAAGCCGCGGCGGTACAATGGGACGAAGGACCGCATGCGGCCGTCAGCAGCGCTGACATCCTGCATCAGCTGGAAGAGGCTTCGAAACAGCCCGGCGCCGTGGCGCGCAACGAAGGCGATGCCGCGAAGGTGCTCGCCAGCGTCACGCAACGGATCGATGCCATCTATCAGGTGCCGTTCCTGGCCCATGCGCCCATGGAGCCGATGAACTGCACCGTCGATCTGCGCAAGGATAGTTGCGATATCTGGGTAGGCACCCAGGCGCCGACGCTAACCCAGGCGGTGGTGGCTGGCATCGTCGGCCTTCCGAAGGAAGCTGTCAGGATTCACAATCACCTGCTCGGCGGCGGCTTCGGCCGGCGGCTCGAGGCCGATGGCACGGTGCGCGCCGTCAAGATTGCACAGCAGGTGCAGGGGCCGGTGAAAGTTGTCTGGAGTCGCGAGGAAGACATCCAGCACGACATGTATCGGCCCTGCTATTACGATCGCATCTCCGCGGCTCTCGGCCCCGACGGCAAGCCGGTAGCCTGGACTCACCGTATTGCCGGGTCTTCGGTGATGGCGCGCTATATTCCGCCGCTGTTTCGTGATGGTCTGGATCCCGATGCCGTGGAAGGCGCGGCGGAACCGCCTTATGCATTTCCGAACATTCACGTGGATTATGTCCGAGTCGAACCGCCGGGGATTCCCACGGCCTTCTGGCGCGGCGTTGGCCCCACCCACAATGTCTTTGTGGTCGAGAGTTTTCTCGACGAACTGGCTACTGCTGCGAAGCAGGATACTGTCGCCTATCGCAAGGCGTTACTGGCCCACAATCCGCGCGCGCTCGGCGTGCTGACACTTGCGACGGACAAGGCCGGCTGGAGCCGGACGTTGCCGCCGCGCCGCGGTCTTGGTGTTTCGGTTCAGTTCGCTTTCGGCAGCTATCTCTCGCAGGTGGCCGAGGTCGAGGTCGGCACCGACGGATCGGTCAGGGTTCATCGCCTCGTCTGCGCCATCGATTGCGGCCTCACGGTCAATCCGGACACCGTCGCGGCGCAAATGGAAGGCGGATCGATCTTCGGCCTGACGGCGCTGCTCAATGGTGCGATCACTTTGAAGAACGGTCGTGTCGAACAGGGCAATTTCGATACCTACGTGCCGATGCGGATCGACGAGGTTCCCGTGATCGAGACGCATCAGGTCATGAGTGCCGAGGCGCCCGGCGGAATTGGTGAAACCGCGACCGCCATCGTCGCGCCTGCGGTAACCAACGCGATCTTCGCCGCCACTGGCAAGCGTATCCGCGCCCTGCCGGTCGACACAGGCCTGCTCAAGGCCTGA
- a CDS encoding N,N-dimethylformamidase beta subunit family domain-containing protein, which translates to MLPITGYVDRWSVRPGETINFMIGVRGGGRYRARIARVICGDPNPRGPGYREIPVPWTLEGEHDGKEQLIAKGSWIDIPSLDLGTSAKPIAFAATIWPTLLVAGRQAVLNWKGGDVSLTLGIGTKGAFCRLATPAGVLDIETGNPLTERAWYDIAGVFDPATGTLRLGQAPRKARLDRDERAETNATAKGARLSGVGAVAVAAERSNDGPHLHFNGKIEWPRIVAGTGGLDDVLATQRTGTATAGNIIAEWDLSIGIPTDTATDIGPAKAHGRCVNLPTRGMTGSHWTGAFHRWTEAPEQWGAIHFHDDDIGDAEWTPSLSFTVPTDWKSGVYALHLDKDGARDNIVFYVRAAKAGTQAKVAFLAPTFSYTVYSQFQKKGREALIIERSRAWGALAQAPDGHPEYGVSPYNFHSDGSGVVMSTMRRPLIDKRVNQIHLVDPSPYGSGLYWISADSYITDLLTRKGIDFEVITDHDVHAEGAELLSNYAVVLTGQHPEYHTTETLDSLSAYLENGGRFIYLGGNGFYWKVVPHTSGPWAFELRRAEGGIRLWGTEPGESYHAFDGSYGGLWRRLGRPPQMLAGVGFSTQGEYKGFPYTFLDGILDPRVAFMREGMEDKATPGGILGERGLMGGGAAGHELDRADVRLGTPPHAIIVGRAVLEDPTYQPVNEERYDHTWPAAREDIIRSDLTFFETPKGGAVFSVGSMNFIGALPIDSYDSVAARLITNVVKRFANPAPFPSPRPADD; encoded by the coding sequence ATGCTGCCAATCACCGGCTATGTCGATCGCTGGAGCGTGCGCCCCGGCGAGACAATCAACTTCATGATCGGCGTGCGTGGCGGCGGACGTTACCGCGCCCGCATCGCCCGCGTGATCTGCGGCGATCCCAATCCGCGGGGACCGGGTTATCGCGAAATTCCCGTGCCGTGGACGCTGGAGGGCGAACATGACGGGAAGGAGCAACTGATCGCCAAGGGCTCCTGGATCGATATCCCTTCGCTTGATCTCGGCACCAGCGCAAAACCGATAGCCTTTGCGGCAACAATCTGGCCAACGCTGCTTGTTGCCGGCAGGCAGGCTGTCCTGAACTGGAAGGGCGGCGACGTGTCGCTGACACTGGGCATCGGCACAAAAGGCGCCTTCTGCAGGCTCGCCACGCCAGCGGGCGTCCTCGACATCGAAACCGGCAACCCACTTACCGAACGCGCCTGGTACGATATTGCTGGCGTGTTCGATCCAGCGACCGGAACACTGCGGCTGGGCCAAGCGCCACGCAAGGCGAGACTCGATCGCGACGAACGCGCCGAGACGAACGCCACGGCCAAAGGTGCCCGGTTATCAGGCGTGGGTGCTGTGGCCGTTGCGGCAGAACGTTCGAACGACGGGCCCCATCTGCACTTCAACGGCAAGATCGAATGGCCGCGCATTGTGGCTGGCACGGGTGGTCTTGACGACGTGCTCGCGACACAACGCACGGGCACAGCGACAGCAGGAAACATCATCGCCGAATGGGATCTATCGATCGGCATTCCCACTGATACAGCGACCGATATCGGCCCGGCGAAAGCCCATGGACGCTGCGTCAACCTGCCGACGCGAGGCATGACGGGCTCACACTGGACAGGCGCCTTCCATCGCTGGACCGAGGCGCCGGAGCAATGGGGGGCCATTCATTTCCACGACGACGATATCGGCGACGCCGAGTGGACACCTTCGCTGAGCTTCACCGTGCCGACGGATTGGAAAAGCGGCGTCTATGCCTTGCACCTCGACAAGGACGGTGCACGCGACAACATCGTGTTTTATGTGCGCGCCGCCAAGGCAGGCACGCAGGCCAAGGTCGCCTTCCTCGCGCCGACCTTCTCCTACACCGTTTACAGCCAGTTCCAGAAAAAGGGCCGCGAAGCGCTGATCATCGAGCGGTCACGCGCCTGGGGCGCCTTGGCGCAGGCACCGGACGGCCATCCCGAATACGGTGTTTCGCCCTATAACTTCCATTCGGACGGCAGCGGCGTGGTGATGTCGACCATGCGCCGGCCCTTGATCGATAAGCGGGTCAACCAGATCCATCTCGTCGACCCCAGCCCCTATGGCTCCGGGCTCTACTGGATCTCGGCGGACAGCTACATCACCGATCTGCTGACACGCAAGGGTATCGACTTCGAGGTGATCACCGATCACGACGTGCATGCTGAAGGCGCGGAGCTGCTGTCGAACTACGCGGTCGTGCTCACCGGCCAGCATCCCGAATATCACACCACTGAAACACTCGATTCGCTCAGTGCCTATCTGGAAAACGGAGGCCGCTTCATCTATCTCGGCGGTAACGGCTTCTACTGGAAGGTGGTGCCGCATACGAGCGGGCCCTGGGCCTTCGAACTGCGACGCGCCGAGGGTGGCATCCGTCTCTGGGGAACGGAGCCAGGCGAGAGCTACCATGCCTTCGACGGCTCCTATGGTGGCCTTTGGCGTCGCCTTGGCCGCCCACCACAGATGCTGGCCGGAGTCGGCTTCAGCACGCAGGGCGAATACAAGGGTTTCCCCTACACGTTCCTCGACGGCATCCTCGATCCGCGCGTCGCTTTCATGCGCGAGGGCATGGAGGACAAGGCGACGCCCGGAGGCATTCTCGGCGAGCGCGGGCTGATGGGCGGCGGCGCCGCAGGCCATGAGCTCGATCGCGCCGATGTTCGCCTGGGCACGCCGCCCCATGCCATCATTGTCGGGCGGGCCGTGCTCGAAGACCCGACCTACCAGCCGGTGAACGAGGAACGTTACGATCACACCTGGCCGGCAGCACGCGAGGACATCATCCGGTCCGATTTGACATTCTTCGAGACACCGAAAGGCGGTGCCGTGTTCTCGGTCGGCTCGATGAACTTCATCGGTGCGCTGCCGATCGACAGCTACGACAGCGTCGCGGCGCGATTGATCACCAATGTCGTCAAGCGCTTTGCCAACCCGGCGCCGTTTCCTTCCCCGCGACCCGCCGACGACTGA
- a CDS encoding ABC transporter permease subunit translates to MPHDNPSPAETAPAGAPGLAAAQESKRQRTRLLIRAAGMLPVLLLLCIGFHFLSDGRFFTGQNLGIVLQQAAVNTVLAAGMTFVILTGGIDLSVGSILAAAAMAGLIVSKLPDLGTLWLPVAVLTGLAFGAINGALIALLRLPPFIVTLGSLTAVRGLARLLGTDTTVFNSAIPYAFIGNGSLTIIPGVVSIPWLSVIALLVILASWVVLRRTVLGVHIYAVGGNESAARLAGIKVWAILIFVYGVSGLLAGLGGAMQAARLYAANGLQLGQSYELDAITAVILGGTSFVGGIGSIWGTLVGALIIAVLSNGLILTGVSDVWQYVIKGLVIIGAVALDRYRLQGSART, encoded by the coding sequence ATGCCTCATGACAATCCTTCGCCGGCGGAGACCGCACCCGCCGGCGCGCCGGGCCTCGCGGCTGCGCAGGAGAGCAAGCGCCAGCGCACGCGGCTCCTTATCCGCGCGGCCGGCATGCTGCCGGTGTTGCTGTTGCTGTGTATCGGCTTCCATTTTCTCTCGGACGGTCGCTTCTTCACCGGGCAAAATCTCGGCATCGTCCTGCAGCAGGCGGCCGTCAACACCGTGCTGGCCGCGGGAATGACCTTTGTCATCTTGACGGGCGGCATAGATCTGTCGGTCGGATCCATCCTGGCCGCCGCGGCGATGGCGGGCCTGATCGTCTCCAAGCTCCCCGATCTCGGAACGCTCTGGCTGCCGGTGGCGGTGCTCACCGGGCTCGCGTTCGGTGCCATTAATGGTGCCTTGATCGCGCTGTTGCGCCTGCCTCCCTTCATTGTCACGCTGGGATCGCTGACGGCCGTGCGTGGTCTGGCGCGTCTGCTCGGCACCGACACCACCGTTTTCAATTCCGCCATTCCCTATGCCTTTATCGGCAACGGCTCCCTGACCATCATTCCCGGTGTGGTGTCGATTCCCTGGCTGTCGGTGATCGCTTTGCTTGTCATCTTGGCCTCATGGGTGGTGCTGCGGCGCACCGTGCTTGGGGTGCACATCTATGCGGTGGGCGGCAACGAGAGCGCGGCGCGCCTTGCCGGCATCAAGGTCTGGGCCATCCTGATTTTTGTCTACGGGGTGTCGGGATTGCTGGCCGGGCTCGGCGGCGCCATGCAGGCGGCGCGCCTCTATGCGGCCAACGGATTGCAACTGGGACAATCCTATGAGCTCGATGCGATCACCGCGGTGATCCTGGGCGGAACGTCCTTTGTCGGCGGCATCGGCTCGATCTGGGGCACGCTTGTCGGCGCGTTGATCATCGCCGTGCTGTCGAACGGCCTCATCCTCACCGGTGTGTCCGATGTCTGGCAGTATGTCATCAAGGGTCTGGTGATCATCGGTGCAGTGGCGCTCGATCGCTATCGGCTGCAGGGCTCGGCGCGCACCTGA
- a CDS encoding ABC transporter substrate-binding protein codes for MLKTISLAGAAVALAMSSAPSFAKELKSIGISLGSLGNPFFVALSKGAEFEAKKANPGVKITTVGFEYDLGKQVTQIDNFIAAGVDLILLNPGDPKAVGPAIKKAQAAGIVVVAVDTAAEGADATVTTNNVQAGEISCQYIVDKLGGKGEVIIENGPQVSAVIDRVVGCKNVFGKIPGIKVLSSDQDAKGSREGGLTVTQGYLTRFAKIDAIFAINDPQAIGTDLAARQQQRTGIIITAVDGAPDIEAALKDPAAAQIQASASQDPFFMARRAVQVGVGILKGDKPASTVELLPSKLVTRDNIKDYKGWTSDRSQ; via the coding sequence ATGTTGAAGACGATCTCGCTTGCCGGCGCCGCGGTCGCGCTCGCCATGAGCTCGGCCCCATCTTTTGCCAAGGAGCTCAAATCGATCGGCATCTCGCTGGGCTCGCTTGGCAACCCGTTTTTTGTCGCACTCTCGAAGGGTGCCGAGTTTGAAGCCAAGAAGGCCAATCCCGGTGTGAAGATCACGACGGTCGGCTTTGAATACGACCTCGGCAAGCAGGTCACCCAGATCGACAACTTCATCGCCGCCGGCGTCGACCTGATCCTGTTGAATCCTGGCGATCCGAAAGCCGTGGGCCCGGCGATCAAGAAAGCGCAGGCGGCCGGCATCGTCGTGGTCGCGGTGGACACCGCGGCTGAGGGCGCCGACGCCACCGTGACCACCAACAATGTTCAGGCCGGCGAAATCTCCTGCCAGTACATCGTCGACAAGCTCGGCGGCAAAGGCGAGGTTATCATCGAGAACGGGCCGCAGGTTTCTGCCGTGATCGATCGCGTCGTCGGCTGCAAGAACGTGTTCGGCAAGATTCCTGGGATCAAGGTGCTGTCGAGCGACCAGGACGCCAAGGGATCGCGCGAGGGCGGCCTCACCGTAACCCAGGGCTATCTGACCCGCTTCGCCAAGATCGATGCCATCTTCGCCATCAACGATCCCCAGGCCATCGGTACCGATCTCGCGGCGCGCCAGCAGCAACGCACCGGCATCATCATCACGGCGGTGGATGGCGCGCCCGATATCGAAGCCGCGCTCAAGGATCCGGCGGCGGCGCAGATCCAGGCGTCCGCGTCGCAGGATCCTTTCTTCATGGCCCGCCGCGCCGTGCAGGTCGGCGTCGGCATTCTCAAGGGCGACAAGCCCGCCTCGACCGTGGAGCTGTTGCCATCCAAGCTCGTGACCCGCGACAATATCAAGGATTACAAGGGCTGGACTTCGGACCGTTCGCAATAG
- a CDS encoding MotA/TolQ/ExbB proton channel family protein: MSVTAMSSDVESPLSAADRAPLLRWMIFTGLCAFAVVLLWHYGLVRLMLASDRTYISAIIAVLYVVTSLHCLWRTIAIGREADAGRRAAQILSEPGAVVLAVERNALPKGLVADHIRNLVLKADTQGSGRIDQTLLLRSLADRLRGSNGFGAFASDTLMKLGLLGTIIGFIIMLAPIAGIDASDRSLLKSSMGLMTDGMAIAMYTTLAGLVGSILLKIQYYMLDAATAQVFSQAVTLTETRAVPALESRHDR, encoded by the coding sequence ATGAGCGTGACGGCGATGTCGTCGGACGTCGAATCCCCCTTAAGCGCCGCTGATCGCGCGCCCTTGTTGCGCTGGATGATCTTCACTGGTCTCTGCGCGTTTGCCGTGGTGCTGCTGTGGCACTATGGCCTCGTTCGCCTGATGCTGGCGTCGGATCGCACCTACATCTCGGCCATCATCGCGGTGCTCTATGTCGTCACCTCGCTGCACTGTCTCTGGCGCACCATCGCCATCGGGCGCGAAGCCGATGCGGGACGACGGGCCGCGCAGATCCTGTCAGAACCCGGCGCGGTGGTCCTCGCCGTGGAACGCAACGCGCTGCCCAAGGGCCTGGTCGCGGATCACATCCGTAATCTCGTCCTGAAGGCGGATACGCAAGGGTCGGGACGGATCGATCAGACATTGCTGTTGCGCTCGCTGGCGGATCGGCTGCGCGGGTCCAACGGCTTCGGCGCCTTCGCGAGCGATACGCTGATGAAGCTGGGCTTGCTGGGAACCATCATCGGCTTCATCATCATGCTGGCACCGATCGCCGGCATCGACGCGTCCGACCGCTCGCTGTTGAAATCGTCCATGGGCCTGATGACCGACGGCATGGCGATTGCGATGTACACCACGCTGGCAGGCCTCGTCGGGTCCATCCTGCTCAAGATCCAGTATTACATGCTGGATGCAGCGACCGCCCAGGTGTTCTCCCAGGCCGTGACCTTGACGGAAACACGCGCCGTTCCGGCGCTGGAAAGCCGTCATGATCGATGA
- the xylB gene encoding xylulokinase, with protein MYLGIDLGTSAVKTLLVDDDQRVVASRSQPLTVTSPRPGYSEQDPRQWIDAVFATLDALKADHGSELAAVGGIGLSGHMHGATLLDKSLAPLRPCILWNDGRSAAQCRLLEQRWLALRAITGNKAMPGFTAPKLLWVAAHEPEIFAATKLVLLPKAYLRLVMTGEAIEDISDASGSLWLDVARRDWSDDGLAATDLSRSHMPRLVEGCAPAARLRPELAARWGMTRRPMFAGGAGDNPAGAIGIGAIRPGAAFVSLGTSGAIMAPTETIAANPERAVHTFCHAIPGMWIQAGAILSAASCLAWTARLLGASEADLLAPLGLAPQAPSPVSFLPYLSGERTPHDDPDVRGMLDGLSHATDRTAIVQAVLEGVAFAMADCRDALVDTGIVIAQADAIGGGSRSRFWLSVLANVLNIPIHCFADGETGAAFGAARLGRLAVTGEAIETVCAPPQRIETFEPVPALADAYAGRRPHWRGLYRPQR; from the coding sequence ATGTATCTCGGCATCGATCTTGGCACCTCGGCCGTCAAAACCCTACTGGTCGATGATGACCAGCGCGTGGTGGCGAGCCGAAGCCAGCCGTTGACGGTGACCTCTCCTCGTCCCGGTTATTCCGAGCAGGATCCGCGGCAGTGGATCGATGCCGTGTTCGCGACGCTTGATGCCCTGAAGGCTGATCACGGCAGCGAATTGGCCGCGGTTGGGGGGATCGGCCTGTCAGGCCACATGCACGGCGCAACCCTGCTTGACAAAAGCCTCGCACCCCTGCGGCCCTGCATTTTATGGAATGACGGGCGCTCCGCGGCGCAATGCCGCCTGCTGGAGCAGCGCTGGCTAGCCTTGCGGGCGATCACCGGCAATAAGGCGATGCCTGGATTCACCGCGCCAAAATTGTTGTGGGTTGCGGCGCACGAGCCGGAGATTTTTGCAGCGACAAAGCTTGTGCTGCTGCCGAAGGCCTATCTGCGTCTGGTCATGACCGGTGAAGCGATCGAGGATATCTCCGACGCATCGGGCTCACTGTGGCTCGACGTCGCGCGGCGCGATTGGTCCGACGATGGACTGGCCGCGACCGATCTGTCGCGCAGCCATATGCCGCGTCTTGTCGAAGGCTGCGCCCCCGCCGCGCGGCTGCGGCCCGAGCTCGCCGCGCGCTGGGGAATGACCCGTCGGCCGATGTTTGCCGGAGGCGCCGGAGACAATCCGGCGGGTGCCATCGGCATCGGTGCGATCCGGCCCGGCGCGGCGTTCGTGTCGTTGGGAACCTCCGGTGCGATCATGGCGCCGACCGAAACGATTGCCGCCAATCCGGAGCGCGCGGTGCACACGTTCTGTCACGCCATTCCCGGCATGTGGATTCAGGCCGGTGCGATCCTGTCGGCGGCGTCGTGCCTCGCCTGGACCGCGCGACTACTTGGCGCCTCCGAGGCCGACCTGCTGGCGCCGCTCGGTCTGGCCCCGCAGGCGCCGTCACCCGTGAGCTTCCTGCCGTATCTGTCCGGTGAACGAACACCGCATGATGATCCGGATGTGCGCGGGATGCTGGATGGATTGAGCCATGCAACCGATCGCACCGCCATCGTGCAGGCTGTGCTCGAGGGCGTGGCCTTTGCGATGGCGGATTGCCGGGATGCGCTGGTCGACACCGGGATTGTGATTGCGCAGGCCGATGCGATCGGGGGCGGGTCACGGTCGCGGTTCTGGCTGTCGGTGCTGGCCAATGTTCTGAACATTCCGATTCACTGCTTTGCCGATGGCGAAACCGGTGCGGCCTTTGGTGCAGCGCGACTGGGGCGCCTGGCCGTCACCGGCGAGGCGATTGAAACCGTCTGCGCACCCCCGCAGCGCATCGAGACGTTCGAGCCTGTCCCCGCACTCGCCGATGCTTACGCCGGGCGTCGTCCGCACTGGCGCGGGCTCTACAGGCCGCAGCGTTGA
- a CDS encoding (2Fe-2S)-binding protein translates to MTRTIKVNGTRRDIDVDDDTPLLWVLRDVLGMTGTKFGCGAALCSACTVHIDGVATRSCITTVDSIGDSAITTIEMIGGTPQGKALQIMSAAALLVDKPKPTDADIDSAMSGNVCRCGTYQRIRAAIHRAAS, encoded by the coding sequence ATGACCAGGACGATCAAAGTCAACGGAACCCGTCGTGACATCGACGTGGACGACGATACGCCATTGCTTTGGGTGCTGCGCGACGTGCTCGGCATGACCGGCACGAAATTCGGCTGTGGCGCCGCGCTGTGTAGCGCTTGCACCGTGCACATCGACGGCGTGGCGACGCGATCCTGCATCACCACGGTCGACAGCATCGGCGACAGCGCCATCACGACAATCGAGATGATCGGCGGGACTCCGCAAGGAAAGGCGCTGCAGATCATGTCGGCGGCAGCACTGCTCGTGGACAAGCCGAAACCGACCGATGCCGACATCGACAGCGCGATGTCCGGCAATGTCTGCCGCTGCGGCACCTATCAGCGCATCCGCGCGGCGATTCATCGCGCCGCAAGCTGA
- a CDS encoding sugar ABC transporter ATP-binding protein, which yields MNDPILEMRRVSKSFFSIKALRNVDLTVYPGEIHALMGENGAGKSTLMKILSGAYRPDPGGEIRIEGKPVRIDGPLGGRAAGISIIYQELSLAPNLSVAENIYLGREISHSGLLARNAMRIGVGPILARLGADFTPSTLVADLSMGQRQLVEIARALHAKSKILIMDEPTTSLSAGESERLFVLIRQLRVEGLAIIYISHRMDEVYALGDRVTVLRDGTLVGSLDKPQIRADTIVRLMVGREVSSFYKKDHDPQAGLGAPVLAAVDIADGQRVRGCSLTVRAGEVVGLAGLIGAGRTELAHLIIGASPKTSGHVELEGRAVAIRTPGEALDAGIAYLTEDRKALGLFLDMSCLDNINLAVLGRDAKLGGILDRDKARQRARKAFAALGIRAADVGVPVGGLSGGNQQKVLLSRLLATTPKVLILDEPTRGVDVGAKSEIYAIIDNLAKSGAAILVISSDLPEVIGICDRVIVMRAGRIAGEMSRSATSPLDQEEIMALATGMEQLHAS from the coding sequence ATGAACGACCCGATTCTCGAAATGCGCCGGGTCTCCAAGTCTTTCTTCAGCATCAAGGCGTTGCGCAATGTCGACCTGACTGTTTACCCCGGCGAAATCCATGCCCTGATGGGCGAGAACGGCGCCGGCAAATCGACGTTGATGAAGATCCTGTCGGGTGCTTACCGACCCGATCCCGGGGGAGAGATTCGCATCGAGGGCAAGCCGGTGCGCATCGATGGTCCGCTCGGCGGTCGCGCGGCCGGTATCTCCATCATCTATCAGGAACTGTCTCTCGCCCCGAATTTGAGTGTTGCGGAGAATATTTATCTCGGCCGCGAAATCTCACATTCTGGGTTGTTGGCCCGCAACGCCATGCGCATCGGCGTCGGCCCGATTCTCGCGCGGCTCGGCGCGGATTTCACGCCATCGACGCTGGTTGCCGATCTGTCCATGGGCCAGCGCCAACTCGTCGAGATTGCGCGTGCACTGCACGCAAAATCGAAGATCCTGATCATGGACGAACCGACCACGTCGTTGTCGGCGGGCGAGAGCGAACGACTGTTCGTCCTGATCCGCCAGCTGCGCGTGGAAGGGCTTGCCATCATCTACATCTCGCACCGCATGGATGAGGTATATGCGCTCGGCGACCGGGTGACGGTGTTGCGCGACGGCACACTGGTGGGCTCCCTCGACAAGCCGCAGATCCGGGCCGACACCATCGTCAGGCTGATGGTGGGACGCGAGGTCTCCTCCTTTTACAAGAAAGATCACGATCCGCAGGCGGGGCTCGGGGCGCCCGTCCTCGCCGCTGTCGACATCGCCGATGGGCAACGCGTCAGGGGATGCTCGTTGACCGTGCGCGCGGGCGAGGTCGTTGGCCTCGCGGGCCTGATCGGTGCGGGCCGCACGGAGCTCGCGCATCTCATCATCGGGGCGTCGCCGAAGACCTCCGGCCATGTCGAACTCGAAGGTCGCGCGGTCGCCATCCGTACCCCCGGTGAGGCCCTCGATGCGGGCATTGCCTATCTGACAGAAGACAGGAAGGCGCTGGGCCTGTTCCTGGACATGTCCTGCCTGGACAACATCAACCTCGCGGTGCTCGGCAGGGACGCGAAGCTCGGCGGCATTCTCGACCGGGACAAGGCGCGCCAGCGGGCCCGCAAGGCGTTTGCGGCGCTTGGCATCCGTGCCGCGGACGTCGGTGTTCCGGTCGGCGGTCTTTCCGGCGGGAACCAGCAGAAGGTGCTGCTGTCACGCCTGCTCGCAACCACGCCCAAGGTCCTGATTCTCGATGAGCCCACCCGTGGCGTCGATGTCGGCGCCAAGTCCGAGATCTATGCGATCATCGACAATCTCGCCAAATCCGGCGCCGCGATTCTCGTCATCTCGTCCGACCTGCCGGAAGTTATCGGCATCTGCGACCGTGTCATTGTCATGCGTGCCGGGCGCATCGCCGGCGAGATGAGCCGCTCGGCGACATCGCCGCTGGACCAGGAAGAGATCATGGCCCTTGCCACCGGAATGGAGCAGTTGCATGCCTCATGA